The following are encoded in a window of Capricornis sumatraensis isolate serow.1 chromosome 7, serow.2, whole genome shotgun sequence genomic DNA:
- the NPY5R gene encoding neuropeptide Y receptor type 5: protein MDSELKDYYNKTFAGENNTAALQNSDFPVWDDYKSSVDDLQYFLIGLYTLVSLLGFMGNLLILMALMRKRNQKTTVNFLIGNLAFSDILVVLFCSPFTLTSVLLDQWMFGRVMCHIMPFLQCVTVLVSTLILISIAIVRYHMIKHPVSNHLTANHGYFLIATVWTLGFAMCSPLPVFHSLVELQETFGSALLSNRYLCVESWPSDAYRIAFTICLLLVQYILPLVCLTVSHTSVCRSISCGLSNKENQLEEKEMINLTLHPSQKSGPQVKLPSSQRWSYSFIRKHRRRYSKKTACVLPAPARPPLENRPGRLLEHAGSRKSPLPSSSKFIPGVPTCFEVKPEENSDVHEMRVNQSIMRIKKRSRSVFYRLTILILVFAVSWMPLHLFHVVTDFNDNLISNRHFKLVYCICHLLGMMSCCLNPILYGFLNNGIKADLRSLIHCLHMS, encoded by the coding sequence ATGGATTCCGAGCTCAAGGATTATTATAACAAAACATTTGCTGGTGAGAACAATACTGCTGCTCTTCAGAACTCTGATTTCCCAGTCTGGGATGACTATAAAAGCAGTGTTGATGACTTGCAGTATTTTTTGATTGGACTCTATACGCTTGTAAGTCTTCTTGGTTTCATGGGGAATCTACTTATTTTGATGGCTCTCATGAGGAAGCGAAATCAGAAGACTACAGTCAACTTCCTCATAGGGAACCTGGCCTTCTCTGATATCTTGGTTGTGCTGTTTTGCTCACCTTTCACACTGACCTCGGTCTTGCTGGATCAGTGGATGTTTGGCAGGGTCATGTGTCACATTATGCCTTTCCTTCAATGTGTGACGGTTCTGGTTTCCACTTTAATTTTAATATCCATCGCCATTGTCAGGTATCATATGATCAAACATCCTGTATCTAATCATTTAACGGCTAACCATGGCTATTTCCTGATCGCCACTGTCTGGACACTGGGTTTTGCGATGTGTTCTCCTCTCCCAGTGTTTCACAGCCTCGTGGAACTTCAGGAGACCTTTGGCTCGGCATTGCTGAGCAACAGGTATCTATGTGTCGAGTCATGGCCATCTGATGCATATCGAATTGCTTTCACTATCTGTTTATTGCTTGTTCAGTATATTCTGCCCTTAGTTTGTCTAACTGTAAGTCATACTAGCGTCTGCAGGAGTATAAGCTGTGGATTGTCCAACAAAGAAAACCAACTGGAAGAAAAGGAGATGATCAACTTAACTCTCCATCCTTCCCAAAAGAGTGGGCCCCAAGTGAAGCTCCCCAGCAGCCAGAGGTGGAGCTACTCCTTCATCAGGAAGCACAGAAGGCGGTACAGCAAGAAGACGGCCTGTGTGCTGCCCGCCCCAGCCAGGCCGCCTCTGGAGAACCGCCCCGGAAGGCTTCTGGAGCACGCGGGCTCCAGGAAGAGTCCACTCCCTTCATCCAGTAAGTTCATACCAGGGGTGCCCACCTGCTTTGAGGTGAAACCGGAAGAAAACTCAGATGTTCATGAAATGAGAGTAAACCAGTCTATCATGAGAATTAAAAAGAGATCTCGAAGTGTTTTCTACAGACTGACTATCTTGATACTAGTGTTTGCGGTGAGCTGGATGCCTCTACACCTTTTCCACGTGGTGACCGATTTTAATGATAACCTGATCTCAAACAGACATTTCAAGTTGGTGTACTGCATATGTCACTTGCTAGGCATGATGTCCTGTTGTCTTAATCCAATTCTGTATGGATTTCTTAATAATGGAATCAAAGCTG